The proteins below are encoded in one region of Sphingobacteriales bacterium:
- a CDS encoding NAD-dependent deacylase: MKKLAVLTGAGISAESGLQTFRDKGGLWEKYDFQKLASIEGWRENPELVLEFYNIRCDLVRKAQPNAAHLALTQLERMYDVDIITQNVDDLHERAGSKHILHLHGEIMKARSSIDDQLIYELGEKNIKLGDKCEKGSQLRPHVVWFGESVPMMDRAIEIVSKAEIFIIIGTSLQVYPAASLLYYAPENSRIYLVDKNIPVVRQAANMTFIAKTAVEGVPELVNKLLEKDE; the protein is encoded by the coding sequence ATGAAAAAACTGGCGGTTTTGACAGGAGCCGGAATCAGTGCCGAAAGTGGTCTTCAGACTTTCAGGGACAAAGGTGGATTATGGGAAAAATATGATTTTCAAAAACTTGCGAGTATTGAGGGTTGGAGGGAAAACCCTGAATTAGTGCTTGAGTTTTACAATATCAGGTGCGATCTGGTCAGAAAAGCCCAACCAAATGCCGCTCATCTTGCCCTTACGCAGCTTGAGAGGATGTATGATGTAGATATTATCACACAAAATGTTGATGACTTACACGAAAGAGCAGGCTCAAAACATATTCTCCACCTGCATGGCGAAATCATGAAAGCCCGGAGCAGCATTGACGATCAGCTGATTTATGAGTTGGGAGAAAAAAATATTAAACTTGGCGACAAATGTGAGAAAGGCAGTCAGCTCAGGCCTCATGTCGTCTGGTTTGGAGAAAGTGTTCCTATGATGGACAGAGCCATCGAAATTGTTTCAAAAGCTGAAATATTTATCATTATCGGCACCTCCCTTCAGGTATATCCTGCTGCCAGTCTTCTTTACTATGCTCCGGAAAACAGCAGGATTTATCTGGTTGATAAAAATATTCCGGTCGTCAGGCAGGCAGCAAACATGACATTTATCGCCAA